One genomic segment of Equus przewalskii isolate Varuska chromosome 13, EquPr2, whole genome shotgun sequence includes these proteins:
- the MTX3 gene encoding metaxin-3 isoform X3: MAAPLELSCWGGGWGLPSVHSESLVVMAYAKFSGAPLKVNVIDNTWRGSRGDVPILTTEDNIVSQPAKILNFLRKQKYNADYELSARQGADTLAYIALLEEKLLPAVLHTFWVENDNYFTVTKPWFASRIPFPLSLILPGRMSKGALNRILLTRGEPPLYHLQEVEAQIYRDAKECLNLLSHRLGTSQFFFGDMPSTLDAYVFGFLAPLYKVRFPKVQLQEHLKQLSNLCRFCDDILNSYFRHSLGDG; the protein is encoded by the exons ATGGCGGCCCCCTTGGAGCTCAGTTGTTGGGGAGGCGGCTGGGGGCTCCCATCGGTACACAGCGAGTccttggtggtgatg GCGTACGCCAAATTTTCTGGTGCACCCTTGAAAGTCAATGTCATAGATAACACCTGGAGAGGTTCAAGAG GCGATGTACCAATTTTGACAACTGAAGACAACATTGTTTCTCAGCCAGCAAAAATactaaactttttaagaaaacag aaatataatgctgATTATGAACTCTCAGCGAGACAAGGAGCAGATACACTGGCTTACATCGCTCTCCTTGAAGAGAAGCTTCTTCCGGCAGTG cttcACACTTTCTGGGTTGAGAATGACAATTACTTTACTGTGACAAAGCCATGGTTTGCGTCACGAATTCCCTTTCCCTTGAGTTTGATCCTGCCTGGAAGAATGTCTAAGGGAGCCCTGAATAGGATTCTCCTGACCAGAGGAGAGCCTCCGCTCTACCACCTCCAGGAAGTGGAAGCGCAG ATATACAGAGATGCCAAGGAGTGCCTAAATCTTCTGTCACACAGACTGGGGACATCTCAGTTCTTCTTTGGAGATAT gcCTTCTACCCTGGATGCCTACGTGTTCGGTTTTCTTGCACCTCTTTATAAAGTACGCTTTCCTAAAGTTCAGCTACAAGAACATTTGAAACAGCTCTCCAACCTGTGTCGCTTTTGTGATGACATCCTAAACAGTTATTTTAGGCATAGTCTTGGAG
- the MTX3 gene encoding metaxin-3 isoform X2 has protein sequence MAAPLELSCWGGGWGLPSVHSESLVVMAYAKFSGAPLKVNVIDNTWRGSRGDVPILTTEDNIVSQPAKILNFLRKQKYNADYELSARQGADTLAYIALLEEKLLPAVLHTFWVENDNYFTVTKPWFASRIPFPLSLILPGRMSKGALNRILLTRGEPPLYHLQEVEAQIYRDAKECLNLLSHRLGTSQFFFGDMPSTLDAYVFGFLAPLYKVRFPKVQLQEHLKQLSNLCRFCDDILNSYFRHSLGAFSCVNRNQQQTDFGEASLLLDKKRSMPICRNSPSL, from the exons ATGGCGGCCCCCTTGGAGCTCAGTTGTTGGGGAGGCGGCTGGGGGCTCCCATCGGTACACAGCGAGTccttggtggtgatg GCGTACGCCAAATTTTCTGGTGCACCCTTGAAAGTCAATGTCATAGATAACACCTGGAGAGGTTCAAGAG GCGATGTACCAATTTTGACAACTGAAGACAACATTGTTTCTCAGCCAGCAAAAATactaaactttttaagaaaacag aaatataatgctgATTATGAACTCTCAGCGAGACAAGGAGCAGATACACTGGCTTACATCGCTCTCCTTGAAGAGAAGCTTCTTCCGGCAGTG cttcACACTTTCTGGGTTGAGAATGACAATTACTTTACTGTGACAAAGCCATGGTTTGCGTCACGAATTCCCTTTCCCTTGAGTTTGATCCTGCCTGGAAGAATGTCTAAGGGAGCCCTGAATAGGATTCTCCTGACCAGAGGAGAGCCTCCGCTCTACCACCTCCAGGAAGTGGAAGCGCAG ATATACAGAGATGCCAAGGAGTGCCTAAATCTTCTGTCACACAGACTGGGGACATCTCAGTTCTTCTTTGGAGATAT gcCTTCTACCCTGGATGCCTACGTGTTCGGTTTTCTTGCACCTCTTTATAAAGTACGCTTTCCTAAAGTTCAGCTACAAGAACATTTGAAACAGCTCTCCAACCTGTGTCGCTTTTGTGATGACATCCTAAACAGTTATTTTAGGCATAGTCTTGGAG CATTTTCCTGCGTGAACAGAAATCAGCAGCAGACTGATTTTGGTGAG GCATCTCTCCTGCTGGACAAGAAACGGTCGATGCCAATCTGCAGAAACTCACCCAGCTTGTAA